The Lycium barbarum isolate Lr01 chromosome 12, ASM1917538v2, whole genome shotgun sequence genome includes a region encoding these proteins:
- the LOC132621879 gene encoding probable calcium-binding protein CML18 encodes MAKVTATMSEVEKVFKKFDTNGDGKISLSELDGVLNALGTKTTSDEAKRMMLEVDTDGDGFIDLQEFAAFHCPVEGPNINKDLRDAFNLYDKDKNGKISATELHSVMKGIGEKCSLKDCRRMISSVDVDGDGSVNFEEFRKMMTRG; translated from the coding sequence ATGGCTAAGGTTACGGCAACAATGTCTGAAGTCGAGAAAGTATTCAAAAAATTCGACACCAACGGTGACGGAAAAATCTCTCTATCCGAACTCGACGGAGTTTTGAATGCACTCGGCACCAAAACAACCTCAGACGAGGCGAAGCGAATGATGTTAGAAGTTGACACTGATGGTGATGGTTTCATCGATTTGCAAGAGTTTGCTGCATTCCACTGTCCCGTTGAGGGCCCGAACATCAATAAGGATCTTCGTGATGCTTTTAATCTGTATGATAAGGATAAGAATGGCAAGATTTCGGCTACTGAGTTGCATTCTGTTATGAAGGGCATTGGAGAGAAGTGTTCGCTTAAGGATTGTCGACGTATGATTAGTTCTGTTGATGTTGATGGTGATGGAAGTGTTAATTTTGAAGAGTTCAGGAAGATGATGACTAGGGGTTAG